Proteins encoded by one window of Methylovirgula ligni:
- a CDS encoding alpha/beta hydrolase has protein sequence MAAALDGPRLAPNGRAKQLVVFLHGYGADGGDLIAIGQQWQSFLPDTAFVAPNAPEPCGQAPIGRQWFALTMRDEKELWPGVNRVQPVLDAFLDAELARYGLSDDRLALVGFSQGTMLALHAGLRRKRASAAILGYSGLLVGPEHLATVQARDAQGRPPPILLAHGDQDEVIPVDAMFVAAEQLAEAGIPVQWHLAPGVGHGIDGGGLLHGGLFLAKSFGLKLPPATAPRR, from the coding sequence ATGGCTGCCGCCCTCGACGGTCCCCGCCTCGCGCCCAACGGCCGGGCAAAACAGCTTGTCGTCTTCCTGCACGGCTATGGCGCCGATGGCGGCGACCTGATCGCCATCGGCCAGCAATGGCAAAGCTTTCTGCCCGATACGGCATTCGTCGCGCCGAATGCGCCGGAGCCCTGCGGCCAGGCGCCGATCGGACGGCAATGGTTCGCGCTCACCATGCGCGACGAGAAAGAGCTATGGCCCGGCGTCAATCGCGTCCAGCCGGTTCTCGACGCCTTTCTTGATGCGGAACTCGCGCGCTACGGCCTGAGTGATGATCGGCTGGCGCTCGTCGGTTTCAGCCAGGGCACCATGCTGGCTCTCCATGCCGGTCTGCGCCGCAAACGGGCGTCGGCGGCGATCCTCGGCTATTCGGGCCTGCTCGTCGGGCCCGAGCATCTGGCCACGGTGCAGGCGCGGGATGCCCAGGGCCGGCCGCCGCCGATCCTGCTGGCGCATGGCGATCAGGACGAGGTGATCCCGGTCGACGCCATGTTCGTCGCGGCGGAGCAATTGGCCGAAGCCGGCATCCCGGTGCAATGGCATTTGGCGCCGGGGGTTGGCCACGGGATCGATGGCGGCGGCCTGCTGCACGGCGGATTGTTTCTGGCGAAATCCTTCGGCCTCAAATTGCCGCCGGCGACCGCGCCCCGGCGCTAA
- a CDS encoding addiction module antidote protein: protein MSLKTRPWDASEHLDSSQAIAEYLEAAFEDGDPQVISAALGDVARARGMTELSRETGLSRESLYRALSPDGHPEFSTVVKVLNAFGVRLEAKPVGSEIEAA from the coding sequence ATGTCACTTAAAACACGCCCATGGGACGCTTCCGAACACCTCGATTCCTCTCAGGCGATCGCGGAATATCTTGAGGCCGCATTCGAGGATGGTGATCCGCAGGTTATTTCTGCTGCGCTCGGGGATGTGGCTCGGGCTCGGGGGATGACAGAACTCTCACGGGAAACTGGGCTCTCCAGAGAGAGTCTCTATCGTGCGCTCTCCCCCGACGGACACCCCGAGTTCAGCACCGTCGTCAAGGTTCTCAATGCGTTTGGCGTTCGTCTTGAAGCCAAGCCTGTCGGAAGCGAGATCGAGGCGGCGTAG
- the gloB gene encoding hydroxyacylglutathione hydrolase, whose protein sequence is MALEIEQFLCLSDNLGVLVHDPATGATAAIDAPDAAPILAALEARDWALSDILLTHHHADHVQGVPALKAAFPDVRVSGPALEAEKIGTLDRELSDGDSVMIGTHEAKILAVPGHTLGHIAYWFAQDKLLFAGDTLFAMGCGRAFEAPPAVLYQSLLKLASLPDDTQIYCGHEYTLANARFALSVDPENAALRRRAEAVAAERAEGRLTLPTQLGLERATNPFLRVGEPAIQQSLGLKNVAPAEAFAALREAKNRA, encoded by the coding sequence ATGGCTCTCGAAATCGAACAATTCCTCTGCCTCAGCGACAATTTGGGCGTGCTGGTGCACGATCCCGCGACCGGCGCCACTGCAGCAATCGATGCCCCGGATGCGGCGCCGATCCTCGCGGCTCTCGAAGCGCGGGACTGGGCGCTCTCCGATATTCTGCTGACCCATCATCACGCCGATCATGTTCAGGGCGTGCCGGCGCTCAAGGCCGCCTTTCCAGACGTGCGGGTCAGCGGCCCGGCGCTCGAGGCCGAAAAGATAGGCACGCTCGACCGGGAATTGTCCGACGGCGACAGTGTGATGATCGGCACCCATGAGGCCAAAATATTGGCCGTGCCGGGCCATACGCTCGGCCACATCGCCTATTGGTTCGCCCAGGACAAGCTCCTGTTCGCTGGCGACACCCTGTTTGCGATGGGCTGCGGGCGTGCCTTCGAGGCCCCGCCTGCGGTGCTCTACCAGTCGCTTTTGAAACTCGCATCGCTGCCGGACGATACGCAGATCTATTGCGGGCATGAATATACGCTCGCCAATGCCCGCTTCGCTCTCAGCGTTGATCCCGAGAACGCCGCCTTGCGCCGCCGCGCTGAGGCCGTCGCGGCGGAACGCGCAGAGGGCCGGCTGACCTTGCCGACCCAGCTCGGGCTCGAACGGGCCACCAATCCGTTCCTGCGCGTCGGCGAGCCCGCCATACAGCAAAGCCTTGGGTTGAAAAATGTTGCGCCCGCCGAAGCCTTCGCGGCGCTGCGGGAAGCCAAAAATCGCGCCTGA
- the phaR gene encoding polyhydroxyalkanoate synthesis repressor PhaR has translation MANDKQPTTIKKYANRRLYNTGTSAYVTLEDLAEMVKRGEDFVVYDAKTGEEITRSVLTQIIFEQEGKNGQSLLPVAFLRQLIRFYGDSIQMLVPSYLEFTIDKLTNDPHKFREQFDNALGVSPLTAPTRQMFGSLEEQTRKNMALFSQALTMFSPFSGAKQPLTGTEQPAAEGGTKPDLDEMKRQLDELQQRLEKLTPKE, from the coding sequence ATGGCTAACGACAAGCAGCCCACCACGATCAAGAAATATGCGAATCGTCGCCTCTACAATACAGGCACCAGCGCCTATGTGACGCTCGAAGACCTCGCCGAGATGGTCAAGCGGGGTGAGGATTTCGTGGTCTATGACGCCAAGACAGGCGAAGAGATCACCCGGTCGGTCCTGACCCAGATCATCTTCGAGCAAGAGGGCAAGAACGGCCAAAGCCTGCTGCCCGTCGCCTTCCTGCGCCAGCTCATCCGCTTCTATGGCGACAGCATTCAGATGCTGGTGCCGAGCTATCTCGAATTCACGATCGACAAGCTGACCAACGACCCGCATAAGTTCCGCGAGCAATTCGATAACGCGCTCGGCGTCTCACCGCTGACCGCACCGACGCGCCAGATGTTCGGTTCGCTCGAAGAGCAGACCCGCAAGAACATGGCGCTCTTCAGTCAGGCGTTGACGATGTTCTCGCCTTTCAGCGGCGCAAAGCAGCCCTTGACTGGCACGGAGCAGCCAGCGGCCGAGGGTGGCACCAAGCCCGATCTTGACGAGATGAAGCGCCAGCTCGATGAGTTGCAGCAGCGGCTGGAGAAACTTACGCCGAAAGAGTGA
- a CDS encoding fumarate hydratase, translating to MTFHYAPIFPASKDETPYRKLTDKGVRIEKFGTREMLVVDPEALRLLAEAAMIDINHLLRPGHLAQLAKILDDPEASANDKFVAYDLLKNANIAAGGVLPMCQDTGTAIVMGKKGRLVFTEGGDEAALAEGIWNAYEKKNLRYSQLAPLSMFEETNTKTNLPAQIDIFSEGEDAYKFLFMAKGGGSANKTFLYQGTPSLLTHDRLVEFLKEKILTLGTAACPPYHLAIVIGGTSAELNLKTVKLASTRYYDTLPVSGSAEAHAFRDLELEAEIFALTQQLGVGAQFGGKYFCHDVRVIRLPRHGASLPIGLGVSCSADRQALGKITRDGVFLEELEHDPAKYLPAIAEDDLGGDVVKIDLTRPMPEILATLAQYPIKTRLSLSGPVIVARDLAHAKLRERLERGEPLPDYFKDHPIYYAGPAKTPAGYASGAFGPTTAGRMDSYVHHFQEAGGSMVMLAKGNRSSQVRDACAKHGGFYLGSIGGAAAQLAQDCITKVEVLAYPELGMEAIWRIEVKDFPAFIVIDDKGNDFFKELHLG from the coding sequence ATGACGTTCCACTACGCCCCGATCTTTCCCGCATCCAAGGACGAGACGCCCTATCGCAAATTGACCGACAAGGGCGTGCGCATCGAAAAGTTCGGCACGCGCGAAATGCTCGTCGTCGATCCGGAGGCGCTGCGGCTCCTCGCCGAGGCGGCGATGATCGACATCAACCATCTGCTACGGCCCGGCCATCTCGCCCAGCTCGCCAAAATCCTCGACGATCCCGAGGCCAGCGCCAACGACAAGTTCGTCGCCTATGACCTGCTGAAAAACGCCAATATCGCCGCCGGCGGTGTGCTGCCCATGTGTCAGGACACCGGCACCGCCATCGTCATGGGCAAGAAAGGGCGCCTCGTCTTCACCGAGGGCGGCGACGAGGCCGCGCTCGCCGAAGGCATCTGGAACGCCTACGAGAAGAAGAATCTGCGCTATTCGCAGCTCGCGCCGCTGTCGATGTTCGAGGAGACGAACACCAAGACCAATCTGCCGGCGCAGATCGACATTTTCAGCGAGGGCGAGGACGCCTACAAATTCCTGTTCATGGCCAAGGGCGGCGGCTCGGCCAACAAGACCTTTCTCTATCAGGGCACGCCATCGCTGCTGACGCATGACCGGCTCGTCGAATTCCTCAAAGAAAAAATCCTGACGCTCGGCACTGCCGCCTGCCCGCCTTACCATCTCGCGATCGTCATCGGCGGCACCTCGGCGGAGTTGAACCTCAAGACCGTAAAGCTCGCTTCGACGCGCTACTATGACACGCTGCCGGTCTCAGGCAGCGCCGAGGCTCACGCCTTCCGCGATCTCGAGCTCGAAGCCGAGATTTTCGCGCTCACCCAACAGCTCGGCGTCGGCGCGCAATTCGGCGGCAAATATTTCTGCCATGACGTGCGGGTGATCCGCCTGCCGCGTCACGGCGCCTCGCTGCCGATCGGCCTCGGCGTCTCCTGTTCGGCCGACCGCCAGGCGCTCGGCAAGATCACCAGGGATGGCGTGTTTCTGGAAGAACTGGAGCACGATCCTGCCAAATATCTGCCTGCGATCGCGGAAGACGACCTCGGCGGCGATGTTGTCAAAATCGACCTGACGCGGCCGATGCCGGAAATTCTCGCGACGCTGGCGCAATATCCGATCAAGACACGGCTCTCGCTCAGCGGGCCTGTGATCGTCGCGCGCGACCTCGCGCATGCCAAGCTGCGCGAACGGCTCGAACGCGGCGAGCCGCTGCCGGATTATTTCAAGGACCACCCGATCTATTACGCCGGGCCGGCGAAGACTCCGGCAGGCTATGCCTCCGGCGCCTTCGGGCCGACGACAGCGGGCCGGATGGATTCCTATGTCCATCACTTCCAGGAGGCCGGCGGCTCGATGGTGATGCTCGCCAAGGGCAACCGCTCCTCACAAGTGCGCGATGCCTGCGCCAAACACGGCGGCTTCTATCTTGGTTCGATCGGCGGTGCTGCAGCGCAACTCGCGCAGGACTGCATCACTAAAGTCGAAGTTCTCGCCTATCCGGAACTCGGCATGGAAGCGATCTGGCGGATCGAAGTAAAAGATTTTCCTGCTTTCATCGTCATCGATGACAAGGGGAATGATTTTTTCAAGGAACTTCACCTCGGCTGA
- a CDS encoding type II toxin-antitoxin system RelE/ParE family toxin yields the protein MEIRQTETYSDWFDSLKDQRAKARIAIRIRRLSLGNPGDVKPVGHGISELRISYGPGYRVYYVQRGLVFVVLLCGGDKSSQAADIGKAKELASQLED from the coding sequence ATGGAAATTCGGCAAACCGAGACCTACTCAGACTGGTTCGATTCGCTGAAGGATCAGCGCGCCAAAGCCCGGATCGCCATTCGCATTCGCCGATTGTCACTGGGAAATCCGGGTGATGTGAAGCCGGTGGGCCATGGCATCAGCGAACTCAGGATTTCTTATGGTCCAGGTTACCGGGTTTATTACGTTCAACGCGGCCTGGTGTTTGTTGTTTTGCTCTGCGGCGGCGACAAAAGCTCACAAGCCGCTGATATTGGAAAAGCCAAGGAGCTGGCATCGCAGCTAGAGGACTGA
- the pheS gene encoding phenylalanine--tRNA ligase subunit alpha, whose protein sequence is MSDISALEQEILAAVAAAADEPALEAVRVGALGKKGSISALLAGLGKMAPDERKAQGAVINAVKDKVSGALAERRAVLKEAALETRLASETLDVTLPAHTSPLDLGRLHPISQVTDELAAIFADLGFAIAEGPDIETDDYNFTKLNFQPDHPAREMHDTFFLKPDATGERKLLRTHTSPVQVRTMLTQRPPIRVICPGRTYRCDSDQTHTPMFHQVEGLVIDKQANLGNLKWVLSEFCKAFFEVPNVKMRFRPSYFPFTEPSMEVDIQCARKAGEIRFGEGEDWLEILGCGMVHPNVLRNCGLDPEVYQGFAWGIGIDRIAMLKYGMPDLRAFFDADVRWLQHYGFRPLDIPSLLGGLSN, encoded by the coding sequence ATGTCCGATATTTCAGCGCTCGAACAGGAAATTCTCGCGGCGGTCGCGGCCGCCGCCGATGAGCCCGCGCTCGAAGCCGTGCGCGTCGGCGCCCTCGGCAAGAAGGGCTCGATCTCGGCCCTCCTGGCCGGGCTCGGCAAAATGGCGCCGGACGAGCGCAAGGCGCAGGGCGCCGTCATCAATGCCGTGAAGGACAAAGTAAGTGGCGCGCTCGCCGAGCGCCGTGCCGTGCTCAAGGAAGCCGCGCTCGAAACGCGCCTCGCCAGCGAAACACTCGACGTCACCCTGCCGGCGCATACGAGCCCGCTCGATCTCGGCCGTCTTCACCCGATCTCGCAGGTCACGGACGAACTCGCGGCCATTTTCGCCGACCTCGGCTTCGCCATCGCCGAAGGGCCGGACATCGAGACGGACGACTATAATTTCACCAAGCTGAATTTTCAGCCGGATCATCCCGCGCGCGAGATGCACGACACGTTCTTCCTGAAACCGGATGCGACGGGCGAGCGCAAATTGCTGCGCACGCATACAAGCCCGGTGCAGGTACGCACCATGCTGACTCAGCGCCCGCCGATCCGCGTCATCTGCCCCGGCCGCACCTATCGCTGCGATTCCGACCAGACGCATACGCCGATGTTCCATCAGGTCGAGGGGCTCGTCATCGACAAGCAGGCCAATCTCGGCAATCTGAAATGGGTGCTGAGCGAATTCTGCAAGGCGTTCTTCGAAGTGCCGAACGTGAAGATGCGCTTCCGGCCGAGCTATTTCCCCTTCACCGAGCCGTCGATGGAAGTCGACATTCAGTGCGCGCGCAAGGCGGGCGAAATCCGCTTCGGCGAGGGCGAGGATTGGCTCGAGATTCTCGGCTGCGGCATGGTGCATCCGAATGTGCTGCGCAATTGCGGCCTCGATCCTGAAGTCTATCAGGGTTTTGCCTGGGGCATCGGCATCGATCGCATCGCCATGCTGAAATACGGGATGCCGGATCTGCGCGCTTTCTTCGACGCCGATGTGCGCTGGCTGCAGCATTATGGCTTCCGGCCGCTCGATATTCCCTCGCTGCTTGGCGGCCTGTCAAATTGA
- a CDS encoding DUF1674 domain-containing protein, protein MQDDEPKSTALDTRQISPAAQRALAEAQARRKAEAESKAKPREVGGRDGPDPVRYGDWEVKGIASDF, encoded by the coding sequence GTGCAAGACGACGAGCCGAAATCAACTGCGCTTGATACTCGCCAAATCAGCCCCGCCGCGCAACGTGCTTTGGCGGAGGCACAGGCGCGCCGCAAGGCAGAGGCGGAGTCGAAAGCAAAGCCCCGCGAAGTTGGCGGCCGCGACGGCCCCGATCCCGTTCGCTATGGCGATTGGGAAGTCAAAGGGATCGCCAGCGATTTTTGA
- a CDS encoding methyltransferase domain-containing protein, producing MTLDVVDLRSFYDSPLGRATQRFVGEVVRARFASCVGQSILGVGYAAPYLEMFRGDALRLLAFMPAEQGVINWPVPGPSASALIETGMMPLPDSCIDRVLVVHALETAEHPRDLLAEIWRILTPGGRMLAIAPRRAGLWAQLDTTPFGNGQPYSRSQLRDLMRDALFSPTQWGEALYFAPFEGKLVLRSAPLFEKIGAKLALPGAGVLFVEAEKQLYRPVGLRRAAPALQPLPQVLGTRPAGIAPG from the coding sequence ATGACGCTCGATGTCGTCGATCTGCGCAGCTTCTACGATTCCCCCCTCGGAAGGGCGACGCAGCGCTTTGTCGGCGAGGTGGTCCGCGCCCGTTTCGCAAGTTGCGTCGGTCAATCGATCCTCGGGGTCGGCTATGCCGCGCCCTACCTCGAAATGTTCCGCGGCGACGCCCTGCGGCTGCTGGCCTTCATGCCGGCTGAGCAAGGCGTGATAAACTGGCCTGTACCCGGCCCTTCCGCCTCGGCGCTCATCGAAACCGGTATGATGCCCCTGCCGGATTCCTGCATCGACCGGGTGCTTGTGGTCCATGCGCTCGAAACCGCCGAGCATCCGCGCGACCTGTTGGCGGAGATCTGGCGCATTCTGACGCCGGGCGGCCGGATGCTGGCCATCGCGCCGCGCCGCGCCGGCCTCTGGGCGCAGCTCGACACAACGCCCTTCGGCAACGGCCAGCCCTATTCGCGCAGCCAGTTGCGCGACCTGATGCGTGATGCCCTGTTCTCGCCGACGCAATGGGGTGAGGCGCTCTATTTCGCGCCCTTCGAGGGCAAGCTGGTTCTCCGCTCGGCGCCCTTGTTCGAGAAGATCGGCGCCAAACTCGCGTTGCCGGGCGCCGGCGTCCTCTTCGTCGAAGCCGAGAAGCAGCTCTACCGCCCCGTCGGCCTGCGCCGCGCCGCGCCTGCCTTGCAGCCGCTACCGCAGGTGCTCGGCACGCGTCCCGCCGGAATCGCGCCGGGCTAA
- a CDS encoding bifunctional diguanylate cyclase/phosphodiesterase gives MADGIEPDTTQAAPEADPRTILTRIGKAVYDWDIVSDSLVFGPNTADIVEFAEFAKAQTGQAYAEFLSPESGGSRFAAIIGSTERDSGRGVAFHVIYGLKSKALGRGQMPTVWIEDVGRWFAGADGRPAHAHGLVRVMADRDEIEGKALMQSRWDTLTGAVSRGHFVVRLSEILADHGQEGRVRAILLVAVDELARLNEVYGYDLGDEFIAAVAARLRLNLRGRELFARYSGNIFAVLLEACNAEQMKIAAGRIEAAFDSAPVETTKGPIKAAIRIGGLEIAQDESSGAAVLRAAERALEATQAATDSRPAPVFRLPEAAPRSLGMSQQIIDALNQSRLLLALQPVVDARTGGVRFYEVLARLDSEEGTLIPPGAIIPTAEEAGLIHLIDQRMLDLTFAELESVPALRLAVNVSGQTLHGKDWAERLLALSARHKSAAQRLIVEITETCAVHDLDATRKIIGLIKGCGAQVAMDDFGSGHTSFRNLRQLPLDFLKIDGAFVQNLATSEDDRFFVRTLIDLACHLKIPTVAEWVEDAQSAALLAEWGIDYLQGFFLGAPQVALHPFSKLTAAN, from the coding sequence ATGGCGGACGGAATTGAGCCGGACACGACGCAGGCGGCGCCGGAAGCGGACCCCCGCACGATCCTGACGCGTATCGGCAAGGCCGTTTACGATTGGGATATCGTCTCGGACAGCCTGGTCTTCGGGCCGAACACTGCGGATATCGTCGAATTTGCCGAATTCGCCAAGGCGCAGACCGGCCAGGCCTATGCCGAATTTCTCTCGCCGGAGAGTGGTGGTTCGCGCTTTGCCGCGATCATCGGCTCGACGGAGCGCGATAGTGGCCGCGGTGTCGCTTTTCATGTCATTTACGGCCTGAAGAGCAAGGCACTCGGCCGGGGCCAGATGCCGACCGTGTGGATCGAAGATGTGGGGCGCTGGTTCGCCGGCGCCGATGGGCGCCCCGCCCATGCGCATGGGCTTGTGCGCGTCATGGCCGATCGTGACGAGATCGAGGGCAAGGCGCTGATGCAATCGCGCTGGGATACCTTGACCGGGGCAGTGAGCCGTGGCCATTTCGTCGTCAGGCTTTCGGAGATTCTGGCGGATCATGGGCAGGAGGGCCGTGTCCGTGCGATTCTGCTGGTCGCGGTCGACGAACTTGCGCGCCTCAACGAGGTCTATGGCTATGATCTCGGGGATGAATTCATCGCCGCGGTGGCGGCGCGGCTACGCCTCAACTTGCGCGGCAGGGAGCTTTTCGCCCGCTATTCCGGCAATATTTTCGCTGTCCTGCTCGAGGCTTGCAATGCCGAGCAGATGAAGATTGCGGCGGGGCGAATCGAGGCGGCGTTCGACTCGGCGCCTGTCGAGACCACCAAAGGCCCGATCAAGGCGGCGATCCGCATTGGCGGGTTGGAGATCGCGCAGGACGAAAGCTCCGGGGCGGCCGTGCTACGCGCCGCCGAGCGGGCGCTGGAAGCGACCCAGGCCGCCACCGATTCGCGGCCTGCACCCGTATTTCGTCTCCCAGAAGCGGCGCCGCGGAGCCTGGGCATGTCGCAACAGATCATCGACGCGCTCAACCAGTCGCGGCTTCTGCTGGCACTCCAGCCGGTTGTCGATGCCAGGACGGGTGGGGTGAGGTTTTACGAGGTTCTGGCGCGGCTCGATAGCGAGGAGGGCACTCTCATTCCGCCGGGGGCAATCATTCCGACGGCGGAAGAAGCTGGCCTCATCCATCTCATCGACCAGCGCATGCTCGATCTCACCTTCGCCGAACTGGAGAGCGTCCCGGCGCTGCGCCTCGCCGTCAATGTCTCAGGCCAAACGCTGCACGGGAAGGATTGGGCGGAACGCCTGCTGGCGCTCAGCGCCCGTCACAAATCGGCGGCGCAACGATTGATCGTCGAAATCACTGAAACCTGTGCGGTGCATGACCTCGATGCAACGCGCAAGATCATCGGCCTGATCAAGGGTTGCGGCGCGCAAGTCGCGATGGATGATTTCGGCTCGGGTCACACCTCGTTCCGTAACTTGCGGCAATTGCCGCTCGACTTCCTGAAGATCGACGGCGCCTTCGTGCAGAATCTGGCGACGTCGGAGGATGACCGCTTTTTCGTCCGCACGCTGATCGATCTCGCCTGCCACCTCAAAATTCCGACTGTCGCGGAATGGGTGGAAGATGCGCAATCGGCCGCGCTGCTGGCCGAATGGGGCATCGATTACCTGCAAGGCTTTTTCCTGGGTGCGCCGCAAGTCGCGCTCCACCCGTTCTCGAAGCTCACCGCAGCGAACTGA
- the gluQRS gene encoding tRNA glutamyl-Q(34) synthetase GluQRS, producing MTRSYISRAFRFAPSPNGYLHLGHGFSALLNHEMALGTGGKLLLRIEDIDLERCRPEFEQAIYEDLAWLGLKWEQPVRRQSEHFDAYREALASLEKRGLVYPCFCSRADVVTATSERADWPRDPDDSPLYPSTCRHLSRAERQRRLDAGQPAAWRLDMARALKELRRPVDWREYGGGSEPRLVTAQPALWGDTILSRKDVPASYHIAVVVDDALQGVTDVVRGEDLFMATGLHRLLQILLDLPTPDYHHHELLRDAAGRKLSKSLRAKSLRVLRQEGLTPGQLKAQLGLDKRSFAFVP from the coding sequence ATGACACGATCCTATATCTCGCGCGCCTTCCGCTTCGCCCCGTCGCCGAATGGCTATCTGCATCTCGGCCACGGCTTCTCGGCGCTCCTGAACCACGAGATGGCCCTGGGGACGGGCGGCAAGCTTTTGCTGCGGATCGAGGATATCGATCTCGAACGCTGCCGGCCGGAGTTCGAGCAGGCGATCTACGAGGATCTCGCGTGGCTCGGCCTCAAATGGGAACAGCCGGTGCGGCGGCAGTCGGAACATTTCGACGCCTATCGTGAAGCCTTGGCGAGCCTGGAGAAGCGCGGCCTCGTCTACCCTTGCTTCTGCTCGCGCGCGGATGTTGTGACGGCCACCTCGGAGCGGGCCGATTGGCCGCGCGACCCGGACGATTCGCCGCTCTATCCCAGCACCTGCCGACACCTTTCCCGCGCGGAGCGCCAACGCCGTCTCGACGCCGGCCAACCCGCCGCCTGGCGGCTCGACATGGCACGCGCGCTGAAAGAACTGCGCCGGCCCGTCGACTGGCGTGAATATGGCGGCGGCAGCGAGCCGCGCCTCGTCACGGCGCAGCCCGCCCTGTGGGGCGACACGATTCTCTCCCGCAAGGATGTGCCCGCGAGCTATCACATCGCGGTCGTCGTGGACGACGCGCTGCAAGGTGTGACGGATGTCGTGCGCGGCGAGGATCTGTTCATGGCGACAGGTCTGCACCGCCTGCTGCAAATCCTGCTCGATCTGCCGACGCCCGACTATCACCACCACGAGCTTCTGCGCGACGCGGCCGGCCGCAAACTCTCGAAGAGCCTGCGGGCGAAATCGCTGCGCGTGCTCCGTCAGGAAGGCCTGACGCCTGGCCAGCTCAAAGCTCAACTCGGCCTCGACAAGCGCAGCTTCGCCTTCGTGCCTTGA
- the greB gene encoding transcription elongation factor GreB — protein MSKAFTKEDDAETDFEDEGLDVFSGLPNYITPEGLQRLRDEFRQLQQQERPKVVETVSWAAGNGDRSENGDYIYGKRRLREIDRRMRFLLKRIESAEVVDPAKQRDKSHVYFGATVSYLNGEGETKTVRIVGIDEARSERNEISWISPVAKALLKAEEGDEVEVRTPKGIDRLEITKIAY, from the coding sequence ATGAGCAAAGCTTTCACCAAGGAAGACGACGCCGAGACGGACTTCGAGGATGAAGGCCTCGACGTTTTCAGTGGCCTGCCGAACTACATCACGCCGGAAGGTCTGCAGCGGCTGCGGGACGAATTTCGCCAGTTGCAGCAGCAGGAGCGGCCGAAAGTGGTCGAGACCGTCTCATGGGCCGCCGGCAACGGCGATCGCTCGGAGAACGGCGACTATATCTACGGCAAGCGCCGCCTGAGGGAGATCGACCGGCGGATGCGCTTTCTCCTGAAGCGCATCGAGAGTGCCGAGGTGGTCGATCCCGCCAAGCAAAGGGACAAGAGCCACGTCTATTTCGGCGCCACCGTCAGCTACCTGAACGGCGAGGGCGAGACAAAGACCGTTCGCATCGTCGGCATCGACGAGGCCCGCTCGGAACGCAATGAGATCTCGTGGATTTCACCCGTTGCCAAGGCACTGCTCAAGGCCGAGGAAGGCGACGAGGTCGAAGTGCGCACGCCGAAGGGCATCGACCGGCTGGAAATCACGAAAATCGCTTATTAA